Proteins encoded in a region of the Bacillus sp. T3 genome:
- a CDS encoding formate dehydrogenase accessory sulfurtransferase FdhD, with protein MTDVKSFDKVDSQDTYQLSYLLKKRSQFAQESPMYLEAGGMHGACIVHEDGSIVVREDIGRHNAVDKIIGYALRNRLNPQKLILLTTGRVSYEMLSKAAKYGFAVIGSRTAATKQAVQLAKYLNIEVVGYLRGKMAISYTSSGRVINDLEQVKVGGSSY; from the coding sequence ATGACAGATGTTAAAAGCTTTGACAAGGTAGATTCGCAAGATACCTATCAATTAAGCTATCTATTGAAAAAGCGAAGTCAATTTGCACAAGAGTCACCGATGTATCTTGAAGCAGGTGGCATGCATGGTGCCTGTATCGTTCATGAGGATGGCAGTATCGTTGTCCGAGAAGACATTGGTCGTCATAATGCAGTGGACAAAATCATTGGTTATGCACTTAGAAACCGCTTAAATCCGCAAAAATTAATCCTATTAACGACAGGCAGAGTCTCCTATGAAATGCTATCAAAGGCTGCAAAATATGGCTTTGCTGTTATTGGCTCGCGAACAGCGGCAACGAAACAAGCTGTTCAGCTAGCAAAATATTTAAATATAGAAGTAGTTGGTTATTTAAGAGGGAAAATGGCAATTTCTTATACTTCCTCTGGAAGAGTAATCAATGATCTGGAGCAAGTTAAAGTTGGGGGTTCTTCCTATTAA